GCTCGGGCTCGACCTTGGGTTCCTGCTCGGCCGCAAGCCGCGGCCTGGGGACGAGAGGCCGGACCTCGCGAACTGGATGAGGTGCTTCCTGTCGCAGCGTCTGCCACCTCCGTCCGCGGAAGCTGAGGCGGAGGCCGAGGGGAAGGCCGCTGGGAGCTGCGAGGAAGAGGAGGTCGGTGGCGAGGGGGCAGACCACCTCGTCGTCATGGTAAACGGGCTGTACGGGAGGTGCGCACGCGATGGTTGCAGTGCTTGACTGCTTGTTGTCAGTTTTTACCTCTTGTCTATTCTAACTTTGGTGGTCTGAGTTTTGACCAGTTCGGCGGACTGGAAGTTTGCAGCGGAGCAGTTCGTGAACAGGTTGCCCGGGAAAGTCTTTGTGCATCGTGAGCGCTCATACTCTATTACTCTGCTAGTTTCGCACTTCGATTTGAAATGGAATATGTTATCGCAAAGGGGGGAGGTTCAAACATAGAAATGTGAAGTCACATTAAATTTTGAAGGTGCAGGTCATGTGTAATTCTAAAAGCAACCGCTAAGCAAATCGACACTAATTAGAGTATAGGATGGAGCTTCTTAGAATCACAGCTTGAAATCGATTGAAGCAGTACACTAACAGTCTGATATGATACAACTAGGAGTGATGTGCGGCGCAGTCTAGTTTACAAGTTAGAATTATGTAATGTCATCTCATGCAGTCATGCTACCTAGTTAGTTTGCCATATCAAATATGGCAAACTTCCACTGTACACTTAACTGTTATTGACCTTACTATAGCTTAGAATAGTCTCGTGTATGCTATTGTAAGAGTACTTATCTAAAATATTTCTTTATTGCAGGTAGTCAGAGCAATCATTCAAAATTAACATATGACGGAGTTGATTTGATGGGTGAAAGGCTAGCTGAGGAGGTACAACCAAATAGTAACCCCGTTAAATGAAGTTTTCATTTTCTAATTCATTCATTTTCGGGTTATAAGCCAATTCATATATTAGTATATGCTTTAGTATAGTGAAGTTGACAGTAAATTATAGAATTAATTAGAAGGGTACTAGATGAAAGAAATATCTATCATGCAGGTTCGACAAGTTGTTCAGAGAAGAAGAAACTTGAGGAAGATATCTTTTGTTGCTCATTCACTTGGTGGTTTAGTAACAAGATATGCAATTGGAAAACTTTATGAACCCGCCACCATTGAAACCTCTTCTCTTGATACTGATAAGCTTAATGATGAACAAAAAATACCTGGTGCTGGTGAAATAGCTGGTTTAGAACCAATCAATTTTATCACGTCTGCTACACCACACTTGGGCTCAAGATGGAATAAACAAGTAAGTTTCATGGTTATTTACTTATGTGCAGTTGTGAATGCCTGATACATTCTTGTTCTATCTTATTATTAGCTTTTTTTTAGCCCACCTAAGTCCCATACTCCCATGAGCCTCCCGATATTCTGAACTTTGTCTATCGTATAACTTTTAGCCCTGAATCCCAACTTGTTTGGGACTGAAAAGTTATTTTGTTGTTGTATTATTTGCTGTATTCTTATTACTGAATACCCTAACTTTTCtcctctagtttttttttctatcaaAGTGATCTCAATACCAAAACAGTATCTGTACGAAGACCCTGATTCCTTTTTATACCTGTGTTTTTCGTCAGCTTCCCTTTCTTTTCGGCATCCCACTTTTAGAGAAAACTGTTGCCAGAGCTGCACATTTTATAGTTGGGAGAACTGGTAAACATTTATTCCTTACAGATAGGGATGATGGGAAGCCTCCGCTTCTAGTTCGGATGGTTGAAGACTGTGATGACGGGAAATTCATGTATTGATCCAGTTACTATCCCAAGTGACATCAATCAGTATACTTCATAGTTCATACGCTGGCTTCAAACATCTTTATCACTCTGCTACTGTATGCAGGTCTGCTTTGCGCTTTTTTAAGCGTCGGGTTGCCTATGCTAATGTAACATATGATCGTATCCGACTGATGCCACACATTTTCTATTTTCTGCATCAAATTATTGGTTGAATTATCTGTTTGGTCGTGCCCTTGACTCATTGCAAAAGATATAGTTGGTTGGAGAACATCGTCAATTCGGCGTCAGCGTGAATTGCCAAAAGTAAACCAGCACTCCTATTTACTAAGAGGAAATAGAAGTCTTCCTGTGCTTTACCACTCATATTTTTATAATGTGGTCTTTTGTTTCCCAGCTTAAGTTATCAGCAAACGATGAAAAGTATCCTCATGTTATTAATGTCGAAAAAGGAAATTCAGAGGATCATCAAAAAGAGGAGTCTGTAGAAGCTTCGCTGGCAGATAGCTTAGAAGGTAATAGTGCTAGATTTGCACAATTGCACGTCTGGCCTTTTGCTCCTTTTTTCTGTAGTCTGGGTAGAGGTGACTGTAGGAGTTGCAGGAAGCTGAAATGTTGCTGCGTGATAGCTATTAAATGAGTAGGATGTGCACTGCACATGTTTACAAACTAGAAACTTTTAAGCAGTGGGTTTTCTGCTAGCTGTGCATTAAGAGATATACTTTTACAGAGAAGATGATCCGAGGCCTTACACAAGTGAGCTGGGAACGTGTGGATGTATGCTTTCATAAGAGCTGGCTAAGATACAACGCCCATAATAACATCCAGGTAAGATTTGTATGCTATTGGAAGAAATTTCTCGATTATTCTAGTACTGTTGGACACTTGGACTTGCACTCATGTGTTTAGCGAACTGTGGATTCATATTACAAGTAACTCACCAACTGGGAACTGAACTACTAAACATACGGCATTGTACTTC
This window of the Panicum virgatum strain AP13 chromosome 1K, P.virgatum_v5, whole genome shotgun sequence genome carries:
- the LOC120644384 gene encoding putative lipase C4A8.10 isoform X2, translated to MPASSRFHTSATCSLASASSRSPPPRRRQAASLMGQSPSAPPGRSGSRSRSSSRWQQPGLGLDLGFLLGRKPRPGDERPDLANWMRCFLSQRLPPPSAEAEAEAEGKAAGSCEEEEVGGEGADHLVVMVNGLYGSSADWKFAAEQFVNRLPGKVFVHRSQSNHSKLTYDGVDLMGERLAEEVRQVVQRRRNLRKISFVAHSLGGLVTRYAIGKLYEPATIETSSLDTDKLNDEQKIPGAGEIAGLEPINFITSATPHLGSRWNKQLPFLFGIPLLEKTVARAAHFIVGRTGKHLFLTDRDDGKPPLLVRMVEDCDDGKFMSALRFFKRRVAYANVTYDHIVGWRTSSIRRQRELPKLKLSANDEKYPHVINVEKGNSEDHQKEESVEASLADSLEEKMIRGLTQVSWERVDVCFHKSWLRYNAHNNIQVRIHPVNSDGEDVIYHMIDNFLV
- the LOC120644384 gene encoding putative lipase C4A8.10 isoform X1, with amino-acid sequence MPASSRFHTSATCSLASASSRSPPPRRRQAASLMGQSPSAPPGRSGSRSRSSSRWQQPGLGLDLGFLLGRKPRPGDERPDLANWMRCFLSQRLPPPSAEAEAEAEGKAAGSCEEEEVGGEGADHLVVMVNGLYGSSADWKFAAEQFVNRLPGKVFVHRSQSNHSKLTYDGVDLMGERLAEEVRQVVQRRRNLRKISFVAHSLGGLVTRYAIGKLYEPATIETSSLDTDKLNDEQKIPGAGEIAGLEPINFITSATPHLGSRWNKQLPFLFGIPLLEKTVARAAHFIVGRTGKHLFLTDRDDGKPPLLVRMVEDCDDGKFMSALRFFKRRVAYANVTYDHIVGWRTSSIRRQRELPKLKLSANDEKYPHVINVEKGNSEDHQKEESVEASLADSLEEKMIRGLTQVSWERVDVCFHKSWLRYNAHNNIQVTHQLGTELLNIRHCTSWAAEKESSYASFLLLLYLISSCGLWPSRRYM